The following is a genomic window from Bacillus sp. FJAT-52991.
CGGCCGATCAGTGGTCACTGGTGAATGGTTATATGGCTCTTTGATCCAAGCAATACCTCAAGGGGCTGTGGTCATATATGACGATAATCAAGTGATACATGAAGTTGACTCAGAGACTGTTGGGCAGTTCACAGGGGTGAAGGATGACAAGAATGGAAACAAAATTTTTGAGAAAGACATTGTTCATACAGTTGGAGTTATTCCAGGAGTGACAGTTGATGATATAGGTATTGTGAAATTCATCGATGGCTCTTATATCGTTGAAAGTATGAACGGTAATGATGGTTGGGAGCTATTTCAAGAAGGAGCTGAAATTGAAATAATCGGCAATACATCTGATAACTCAGAGCTATTGGAGGTAGAACGATGACAACAATCACAACGCTTGAAACAGTCGCAATAATAGTGACGGGAGGAGTAATGATGCTCGCTGGTTATCTTGTGGGATCAGCGGCTAGGAAGTGACGTATTAGACACAGAATACGAGACAAAGGGTGGTTTTGTTTATATGAACAAGGACAGTTACGTGCTTCATTTAATAGAAGACCCCATGTTCGGCGGTGACAGGGGTGCGTTTATCGGCTAT
Proteins encoded in this region:
- a CDS encoding YopX family protein, whose protein sequence is MREIEFRGRSVVTGEWLYGSLIQAIPQGAVVIYDDNQVIHEVDSETVGQFTGVKDDKNGNKIFEKDIVHTVGVIPGVTVDDIGIVKFIDGSYIVESMNGNDGWELFQEGAEIEIIGNTSDNSELLEVER